One window from the genome of Polyangiaceae bacterium encodes:
- the mrdA gene encoding penicillin-binding protein 2, protein MTILVQRSDVGEFRRRYSWMVLAVLLTFGVLIGRLVQLQLVEHDLHHAQALRNIIRERTLATSRGVIRDSQGHVLAGNRPSYNVYVVPSIIDMEKTWPRVVELMGIEEGEEKEMRERILSLANGSRRDQQTLLKVDVDRDAVAALETHERDLNGVEVAPVPVRYYPYGELAAHILGYMREVDPDTLARLDGRGYRAGDRLGAVGVERRWESYLIGQRGWKKVLGGRRAKQNREDLEDQYLDEPRRLDPVPGRDISLTLDIELMQSVERAMRGQVAGSVAVIDVRTGRILAALSKPSYDPNVVSGSNGKKAVRDAFRKLYSDPLKPTLDKTVSAAYPPGSTFKPFAALAGLADHIITPRSVVDCRGGYEYGRRYFRCTGIHRNVRLHEAIVRSCNTYFYALGEGIHIDRLSAMGMDFGFGVKTGIGINPEARGRMPTRAWYTRRYRGAFRGGFTLLSAIGQGASTVSVLQLTLGYAALANGGTLYQPQVVRSIETSDGTIVQEFPPRVRRLVEVDPENLSLVKSGLVGVVNEREGTAHKAAIPGVDMAGKTGTAQVSRRTPKDVDPHKVWYFNRDHAWFAGYAPSHSPEIAIVVLVEHGGAGGKAAVPVAMQVVRDWQKLREKRLSERSTAKRDRGVP, encoded by the coding sequence GTGACGATCCTCGTTCAGCGCTCGGATGTCGGTGAGTTTCGCCGCCGCTACAGCTGGATGGTGTTGGCGGTGCTGCTCACGTTCGGTGTGCTGATCGGCCGCCTCGTGCAGCTGCAGCTCGTGGAGCACGACCTTCATCACGCCCAGGCCCTCCGCAACATCATTCGTGAACGTACGCTGGCGACCAGTCGCGGAGTGATCCGCGACTCCCAGGGCCACGTTCTCGCGGGGAACCGACCGTCGTACAACGTGTACGTCGTGCCCTCCATCATCGACATGGAGAAGACCTGGCCGCGCGTCGTCGAGCTGATGGGGATCGAAGAGGGCGAAGAGAAGGAGATGCGCGAGCGCATCTTGAGCTTGGCCAACGGTTCTCGCCGCGATCAGCAGACGCTCCTCAAGGTCGACGTGGATCGCGACGCGGTGGCTGCGCTCGAAACCCACGAGCGCGATCTCAACGGCGTTGAAGTCGCTCCAGTCCCGGTTCGCTACTACCCCTACGGTGAGCTCGCCGCGCACATCCTCGGCTACATGCGCGAAGTGGATCCGGACACGTTGGCTCGCCTCGACGGCCGGGGTTACCGCGCTGGGGATCGCCTCGGCGCGGTGGGTGTCGAGCGCCGCTGGGAGAGCTACCTGATCGGTCAGCGTGGGTGGAAGAAGGTCCTCGGCGGGCGCCGCGCCAAACAGAACCGCGAGGACCTGGAGGACCAGTACCTGGACGAGCCACGGCGCTTGGATCCGGTGCCGGGTCGCGACATCTCCCTCACCCTCGACATCGAGCTGATGCAGTCCGTCGAGCGGGCCATGCGCGGCCAAGTCGCGGGCTCAGTCGCTGTGATCGATGTGCGGACGGGGCGTATCCTCGCGGCACTATCCAAGCCTAGCTACGACCCGAACGTCGTCAGTGGGTCCAACGGCAAGAAGGCAGTGCGCGATGCATTCCGCAAGCTCTACTCCGACCCGTTGAAGCCCACCTTGGACAAGACCGTCTCTGCGGCGTATCCCCCGGGATCCACCTTCAAGCCGTTCGCGGCGCTGGCGGGTCTAGCGGATCACATCATCACCCCGCGCAGCGTCGTGGACTGCCGCGGCGGCTACGAATACGGCCGTCGCTACTTCCGCTGCACGGGCATCCACCGCAACGTGCGCCTCCACGAGGCCATCGTTCGCTCCTGCAACACGTACTTTTACGCGCTGGGCGAGGGGATCCACATCGATCGCTTGAGCGCGATGGGCATGGATTTCGGCTTCGGTGTGAAGACCGGCATCGGCATCAACCCCGAGGCGCGCGGGCGCATGCCGACGCGCGCTTGGTACACCCGGCGTTATCGTGGGGCGTTCCGCGGTGGTTTTACTCTGCTCAGCGCCATCGGGCAGGGCGCGTCGACGGTGAGTGTGCTGCAACTCACGTTGGGCTACGCGGCACTGGCCAACGGGGGCACCCTCTACCAGCCCCAGGTCGTGCGCAGCATCGAGACCAGCGACGGCACGATCGTGCAGGAGTTTCCGCCGCGCGTGCGGCGCTTGGTCGAGGTCGATCCCGAGAACCTGTCGCTGGTCAAATCGGGCCTGGTGGGCGTCGTCAATGAACGCGAAGGCACCGCGCACAAGGCGGCAATTCCGGGCGTCGACATGGCAGGCAAGACCGGCACGGCGCAGGTCAGTCGGCGCACACCGAAGGACGTGGATCCCCACAAGGTCTGGTACTTCAACCGTGACCACGCGTGGTTTGCTGGCTACGCGCCTTCCCACTCACCAGAGATCGCGATCGTGGTCTTGGTGGAGCACGGCGGCGCTGGCGGTAAGGCCGCGGTGCCGGTTGCGATGCAGGTCGTGCGAGACTGGCAGAAGCTGCGAGAGAAGCGCCTGAGCGAGCGCTCGACCG
- the mreD gene encoding rod shape-determining protein MreD yields the protein MRTFGLIGMGILLTLIQGNLYRLFGPLNSLLSSLLGVGEINGTPSLVLPLVIYLGVHELSMPRGALIAFVLGYLIDVFSGAPLGLFAFVLVAVWWLSRIAGVRLTAQTKLTQMSLAFFFALIEAGIVLMLLAIFGADAHRPVELVGIAVPHALATALFAPFVFALAQRIHGGAAGGATGSAAP from the coding sequence ATGCGTACGTTTGGCCTGATCGGGATGGGGATCCTGTTGACGCTCATACAGGGCAACCTGTATCGGCTGTTCGGGCCGCTAAATAGCCTGCTTTCGTCGCTGCTTGGCGTGGGTGAGATCAACGGCACACCGAGCCTAGTGTTGCCTTTGGTGATCTATCTCGGAGTTCACGAACTCTCGATGCCCCGTGGAGCGTTGATCGCCTTCGTGCTCGGGTACCTGATCGACGTGTTCTCCGGTGCCCCGCTCGGTCTGTTCGCTTTCGTGCTGGTGGCCGTGTGGTGGCTTTCGCGCATCGCAGGGGTCAGGCTTACGGCCCAAACGAAGCTCACCCAGATGTCTCTCGCCTTCTTCTTCGCGCTGATCGAAGCCGGCATCGTGCTGATGCTGCTGGCGATCTTCGGCGCCGATGCCCATCGGCCAGTGGAGCTCGTCGGGATCGCGGTGCCTCACGCGTTGGCGACGGCGCTGTTTGCACCGTTCGTGTTCGCGCTCGCGCAGCGCATCCATGGTGGGGCTGCGGGCGGAGCGACCGGGAGCGCGGCGCCGTGA